Proteins from one Besnoitia besnoiti strain Bb-Ger1 chromosome XIII, whole genome shotgun sequence genomic window:
- a CDS encoding EGF family domain-containing protein (encoded by transcript BESB_030050), whose product MSPAASAALAVGRVTTGAPRASRRACPSVGVARALCLVMSIFLLLYSATPSSALRRAHKEGSGVASIEPNSSAASAPAPAASTGSSYTTATQSENAGSSQSGAEGSAEAGGEEAPEGEVQMGPTGPVLPETAAWVCRSAESGEGCGPYFNSAVNDVGAYCPQDECCSKNRNACTNLPLHCTFEHSQFLPDYSYGRCSASQCWQCGPNAKCLTVSGRNGGVYCDCKPPYVGKGANCTVKMCEHVNPCGEGLCVPGEGEGDTTYSCKCNPGFTLLAPQHGGVPPVCMDVCLLNSCGDEAAVKKCVAGRDDYMCVCNPGYRLATLANGIQKCVPFDACSVSPCGSSAAVESCTPDELSYKCTCKEGYVERYTDRQAMCIKEEDCVQPHCTDKAPPKIVLSTTSTTAKPSAPSAGSGSSGAPNDGSSGSSTSAGGSDESDPGSGTNVGVMLGAVGGSLLGLLLIGGVVYFVVRAKNKPQPAARDDEDPEDDNDIVSRKRETIFGALVDDAGKEFSDPVQAEWEQQARERGDSAASSASSASSSSSATGRSDSTSSSVTTNSMQGFGA is encoded by the coding sequence ATGTCGCCGGCTGCatctgccgccctcgccgtcgggcgGGTCACaaccggcgcgccgcgtgcgtcgcgtcgcgcgtgccCGTCAGTGGGCGTGGCTCGAGCTCTCTGTCTCGTGATGAgcatcttcctcctcctctacagcgcgacgccgtcgtctgcgctgcgcagGGCCCACAAAGAGGGCAGTGGAGTGGCGAGTATTGAGCCCAactcctcggcggcgtcggcgccggcgccggcggcctcgactGGGTCGTCCTACACGACGGCGACTCAGTCTGAGAACGCGGGCTCCAGCCAGAGTGGAGCTGAAggctccgcagaggccgggGGCGAAGAAGCCCCTGAGGGCGAAGTCCAGATGGGCCCCACGGGCCCGGTGCTGCCGGAGACCGCGGCGTGGGTGTGCCGCTCCGCGGAGTCTGGCGAAGGGTGTGGGCCTTACTTCAACTCAGCTGTGAACGACGTAGGGGCCTACTGCCCCCAGGACGAGTGCTGCAGCAAGAACCGAAATGCGTGCACGAATCTGCCGCTGCACTGCACCTTCGAGCACAGCCAGTTTCTGCCAGACTACTCCTACGGGCGCTGCTCCGCGTCGCAGTGCTGGCAGTGCGGCCCGAACGCCAAGTGTCTGACGGTAAGCGGACGAAACGGCGGCGTCTACTGCGACTGCAAGCCGCCCTACGTGGGCAAGGGCGCCAACTGCACCGTGAAGATGTGTGAGCATGTGAACCCCTGCGGCGAgggcctctgcgtgcctggcgagggcgagggcgacacgACGTACTCCTGCAAATGCAACCCGGGCTTCACGCTGCTGGCTCCCCAGCACGGCGGCGTGCCGCCCGTGTGCATGGACGTCTGCCTGTTGaacagctgcggcgacgaagcTGCAGTCAAGAAGTGCgtcgcaggccgcgacgacTACATGTGCGTCTGCAACCCCGGCTACCGGCTGGCGACGCTCGCCAACGGCATCCAAAAGTGCGTGCCCTTCGACGCCTGCTCCGTGAGCCCCTGCGGCTCGTCCGCGGCCGTCGAAAGCTGCACTCCAGACGAGCTGTCCTACAAATGCACATGCAAAGAAGGCTACGTGGAGCGCTACACCGACCGGCAAGCAATGTGCATCAAAGAGGAGGACTGCGTGCAGCCGCACTGCACAGACAAGGCGCCACCCAAGATTGTCCTTTCAACTACAAGCACCACCGCGAAGCCcagcgcgccgtccgcgggcagcggctccagcggcgccccCAACGACGGCTCCAGCGGCTCGTCCACGAGTGCGGGGGGGTCCGACGAGTCAGACCCGGGTTCGGGCACGAACGTCGGAGTGATGCTGGGCGCTGTCGGCGGATCTCTTCTGGGGCTTCTCCTGATTGGCGGCGTCGTGTACTTCGTCGTGCGCGCGAAGAATAagccgcagcccgccgcgagggacGACGAGGACCCCGAAGACGACAACGATATCGTGTCCAGGAAGCGGGAAACGATTTTCGGCGCACTGGTCGACGACGCCGGCAAGGAATTCAGCGACCCCGTTCAAGCCGAGTGGGAGCAACAAGCTAgagaacgaggagacagTGCAGCTAgctccgcgagcagcgccagcagttccagcagcgccaccggccgcagcgacagcaCAAGCAGCAGCGTAACTACGAACTCCATGCAGGGCTTCGGCGcgtga
- a CDS encoding putative microneme protein (encoded by transcript BESB_030040) has product MSPCNSRREAVRVVRLRSALADFAPQGAPSAAPPRATRPRVHRRVLGLLVSAALCASVSSLSRPVLDFGAAVKLRQAAETQALAEAGAQREDAVLPARSEWLCREAYNGEGCGSATNAALGATEAYCQEEDCCPTFKPQCTHATGLCATESYLQQQYSWGKCNKTQCARCGPNAVCGYVPSTSSVRGGVYCTCKNPFVGSGASCMLEVCKGKNPCGEGTCVPSADSNKPYDCECSPGYAVLTSGSSPTCMDICKFRGCGDPEGVEACIGGVDAHVCVCKLGYRLAEDSAGPRCVKSDPCTISPCGQADAVEKCEPRPNGIEYVCTCTPGHVVRYVNGTQVCLPEEQPCNAPLCSLEGPDLSSATSTSTSKTATNGATAENSTGGSSTNESEGVNAGAIAGGVVGGLAGLGLIAAAVTYSKRRSAAD; this is encoded by the coding sequence ATGAGTCCGTGTAACTCTCGCCGAGAGGCCGTGCGCGTCGTGCGCCTCCGAAGCGCGCTGGCAGACTTCGCTCCGCagggcgcgccttccgcggcgcctcctcgagccaCGCGTCCGCGCGTCCACAGGCGCGTCCTGGGGTTGTTGGTGTCGGCGGCGCTGTGCGCGTCAGTCTCTTCTTTGTCGCGTCCAGTCCTCGACTTTGGAGCGGCGGTGAAgctgcgccaggcggcggagacccaggcgctggcggaggcgggcgctcAAAGGGAGGACGCggtgctgccggcgcggtcgGAGTGGCTCTGCCGCGAGGCGTACAACGGCGAAGGCTGCGGGAGCGCGACGAATGCGGCGCTgggcgcgacggaggcctACTGCCAGGAGGAGGACTGCTGCCCGACGTTCAAGCCCCAGTGCACCCACGCGACTGGCTTGTGCGCGACGGAGAGCTACTTGCAGCAGCAGTACAGCTGGGGAAAGTGCAACAAGACGCAGTGCGCGCGATGCGGGCCGAATGCAGTCTGCGGGTACGTCCCCAGCACGTCCtcggtgcgcggcggcgtgtaCTGCACGTGCAAGAACCCCTTCGTCGGCTCGGGCGCCTCCTGCATGCTCGAGGTCTGCAAGGGCAAAAACCCCTGCGGCGAGGGTACCTGCGTCCCGAGCGCCGACTCGAACAAGCCGTACGACTGCGAGTGCAGCCCCGGCTACGCGGTGCTGACCTCGGGCAGCTCGCCGACCTGCATGGACATCTGCAAGTtcagaggctgcggagaccccgagggcgtcgaggcgtgcatcggcggcgtcgacgcgcacgtctgcgtctgcaaACTCGGGTACCGTCTCGCGGAAGACAGCGCAGGCCCCAGGTGCGTCAAGAGCGACCCCTGCACCATCTCGCCCTGCGGACAAGCGGACGCCGTCGAAAAGTGCGAGCCGCGTCCCAACGGCATCGAGTACGTCTGCACCTGCACTCCAGGCCACGTCGTCCGCTACGTGAACGGAACCCAGGTCTGTCTGCCCGAAGAGCAACCCTGCAACGCCCCTCTCTGTTCCCTCGAAGGCCCAGACTTATCCTCCGCGACCAGCACCTCCACCAGCAAAACCGCGACGAACGGCGCAACCGCCGAAAACTCCACAGGCGGCAGCTCCACGAATGAAAGCGAAGGCGTGAACGCGGGCGCGATCGCAGGCGGAGTCGTCGGCGGGCTGGCTGGGCTCGGCCtcatcgccgccgcggtgaCCTACAGCAAGCGGCGTAGCGCGGCGGACTAA
- a CDS encoding hypothetical protein (encoded by transcript BESB_030060) encodes MNPPGDAAEEILAARCGVSQGFRGVAVCAPPAAATRETCTSAAPAQPDRKGFSRVFPKPWPLPNGADELGEACSLHALLSHAAQPAGGSQQDASRVRPSLTAARGGRSSCARSTCGSSEGKNNGCEARRERARVSPGLPERGRRDAEAPRSLSPTCDLLSSPVSSSSSYSCRPRASPSASASPASPSFPSSSSSSAFSAPASASALPPPRPSLTDALPDDLLCEVLLFLPFTEVGETVPLVSRRFCHLALLPFIWTFFYASAFSSPSPAPPLALRADGGGTKAPCRDSGPASPSGAAPPAAASLPPGLATAAAPCPAARSGGRARAVDSEESPEDDAVFAAARAAAEEICFVEMEAAMRLGRERAALLSLQRQAVLPAAAPAAAAPPRSPAETVSRAAAAWSLVPGGEERGGAREGVCACASSSASLSPPSRSSAGPLAHPPRAVAALLAQCHVQRLHRLYALRDKQVLLASQQRGAHSEAFSADLFPPQAPRGGAGVRSDAATASRRTAAEADGGARARRPGGSPGRGPSGASGGRPSSGFSLNDYLFFKDEDEGAATATHARETEAQRPEGATAPGGPPPGEAVVKAQPPGAAAPPVGAPEGPEDAPVAESPKGGAEASKNDGARRAGDNEDEEEASAATAAAAAANDGPDGGECSGARGVEQEAEEEADMDEDQFLDLLFGPSASSSGDDSEGSSPWAPVSSPDERASASPGFGCGARAEAGGGLLTPAQVAARRFAERPPSSLEEALGLWKGAWGAAEEVAGSGTDRGASGVAKKPVHVCHGRSCDIWSVPQFDLYLCRDSGQVHCCGLRCDRMVPSDSDLGFLVCPVSGLMVDPALVNVWTARERRSARPADGGSEDFAALFGELRARKEGDALRMRSAEVMNELMVATYATELQAAGGAGEEDDEMAGVGGMFGRFWTAGYLAENEGELLLRSKKRCKFT; translated from the coding sequence ATGAATCCCCCGGGAGATGCCGCGGAGGAAATTCTGGCCGCACGCTGCGGAGTGTCGCAGGgtttccgcggcgtcgcggtctgcgcgcctcctgccgcggcgactcgAGAGACTTGCACCTCAGCCGCCCCCGCTCAACCCGACAGAAAAGGCTTCTCTCGTGTGTTTCCGAAGCCTTGGCCGCTGCCAAATGGAGCCGATGAGCTTGGCGAGGCCTGCTCTCTGCATGCTTTGCTCTCGCATGCAGCACAGCCGGCCGGCGGGTCGCAGCAGGACGCCTCACGCGTCAGGCCGTcgctgacggcggcgcgggggggccGCTCCAGCTGCGCCAGATCGACATGCGGGTCCAGCGAAGGCAAAAACAACGGGTGCGaggcaagaagagagcgagctCGAGTTTCGCCGGGATTGCCGGAACGCGGTCGCAGAGATGCTGAGGCGCCCCGCTCCTTGTCGCCCACGTGTGacctcctctcttcgcctgtctcttcgtcttcttcctaCTCCTGCcgtccgcgggcgtctccatcggcctccgcttctcctgcctcgccctctttcccctcttcgtcttcctcctccgctttctccgctccggcgtctgcgtcggcgctgcctcctccgcggccgtcgctgaCTGACGCCCTCCCAGACGACCTCTTGTGCGAAgtccttctttttctcccctTCACAGAAGTCGGCGAGACCGttcctctcgtctctcgGCGCTTCTGCCACCTCGCACTTCTTCCGTTCATCTGGACATTCTTCTACgcgagcgccttctcctcgccgtcgcctgcgccgccactcgcgctgcgcgccgacggcggcggcaccaaggcgccctgcagagacagcggacccgcctcgccgtcgggcgccgcgcccccggctgccgcttctctccctccgggcctcgcgaccgcggcagccccgtgtcctgcggcgcgcagcgggggtcgcgcgcgcgccgtggacagcgaggagtcgcccgaggacgacgccgtctttgcggccgcccgcgcagccgcggaggagattTGCTTCGTGGAGATGGAGGCCGCGAtgcgcctcgggcgcgagcgcgcggcgctgctgagtctgcagcgccaggcCGTCCtcccggccgcggcgcccgctgccgccgcgcccccacggtcgccggcggagacagtctctcgggcggctgcagcgtggTCGCTGGTGccaggcggcgaggagcgcgggggggcgcgcgagggcgtctgcgcctgcgcgtcgtcgtctgcctcgctctcgcctccctcccggTCTTCCGCGGGGCCCCTCGCccacccgccgcgcgcggtcgcggcgcttcttgcCCAGTGCCATgtccagcgcctccaccgTCTCTACGCACTCAGAGACAAGCAGGTGCTCCTCGCCAGCCAGCAGCGGGGCGCGCACAGCgaggccttctccgcggaTCTCTTCCCCCCCCAGGccccgcggggcggcgcaggcgtgcgaagcgacgccgccacGGCCTCGCGACGaacggctgcagaggccgacggcggcgcgcgagcgcggcgacccgGCGGGAGTCCGGGGCGGGGGCCCTCGGGGGCGAGTGGCGGTCGCCCTTCCTCGGGCTTTTCGCTGAACGACTACCTGTTCTTCAAAGACGAAGatgagggcgcggcgaccgcgactcacgcgcgggagacggaggcgcagcgaccggAAGGCGCGACCGCACCTGGGGGGCCCCCGCCTGGCGAGGCGGTTGTGAAGGCGCAGCccccgggcgcggcggcgcctcctgtAGGGGCCCCGGAAGGGCCCGAGGACGCTCCGGTGGCAGAGAGCCCaaaggggggggcggaggcctcaaaaaacgacggcgcgaggcgcgcaggcgacaacgaggacgaggaggaagcgtcGGCGGCcactgcggcggccgcggccgcgaacgACGGGCCTGACGGCGGCGAGTGCAGCGGCGCACGTGGCGTCGAACAGgaggccgaagaagaggcagacatGGACGAAGACCAGTTTCTGGATTTGCTTTTCgggccctcggcgtcgtcttccggcGACGACTCCGAGGGGTCCTCGCCCTgggcgcctgtctcttctcccgACGAGAGGGCGAGTGCGAGCCCCGGTTTCGGATGTGGagcccgcgcagaggccggcggcgggctgctGACCCCCgcgcaggtggcggcgcggcgtttcGCGGAGCGGCCGCCGAGTTCGCTGGAGGAGGCCCTCGGGCTCTGGAAGGGCGCGTGGggggccgcggaggaggtcGCTGGCAGCGGCACCGACCGGGGGGCGTCGGGGGTCGCGAAAAAGCCAGTGCATGTGTGCCATGGGCGCTCCTGCGACATTTGGAGCGTGCCGCAGTTCGACTTGTATCTCTGTCGCGACTCTGGGCAGGTCCACTGCTGCGGGCTCCGCTGCGACCGCATGGTCCCCTCTGACAGCGACCTCGGGTTCCTAGTTTGCCCGGTCTCCGGGCTAATGGTCGATCCCGCGCTAGTCAACGTGtggacggcgcgcgagcggcgcagcgcccgcccAGCGGATGGCGGCTCCGAGgacttcgccgcgctctttggcgagctgcgcgcgcggaaggaaggcgacgccctCCGCATGCGCTCCGCCGAAGTCATGAACGAGCTGATGGTCGCCACCTACGCAAcggagctgcaggccgccGGGGGggccggcgaggaagacgacgagatGGCTGGCGTCGGGGGCATGTTTGGGCGCTTCTGGACTGCCGGCTACCTGGCGGAGAACGAGGGCGAGCTACTACTCAGATCTAAGAAACGCTGCAAGTTCACGTGA